The Salvia miltiorrhiza cultivar Shanhuang (shh) chromosome 2, IMPLAD_Smil_shh, whole genome shotgun sequence DNA window GTGCAGCATTTGCTCTGTTTTAGATGGTTGTAGCTGGGTATATGACACATTTGATAGTGTTTCCGtagaaaaaaaatcagaaagtgCTTTTGATTAGTGTTTTTTTTCCCCCCATAATCATCAGGGATCATTGGGGGCTCGGACTCTAATGTTATGGATGATGATCAAATTATGCTGGATCCTAACAGTATCATTGGCATGTTTATACGACGTTGCTTGCTTACCTTTAATCAGATGTCATTCGAGGTAATTATATGCAGCATTCCATCTATTGAACGATGTTTTACTTCGGAAGTGATCTATCCAAAATTATTTTCTCGTTTCAGGGTATTTGCCATCTCTTAACAAGTATAGGGTCATATTGCAAGGAATCCTTCTCAGGGTACCCACCACCTTACGAGTCATCACATATGGATGAGTCCACTAGTTATCCAAATGCCCCATCAGAATATGAGAATATGGACATGGAGAATTTTTACGAGAAATCTGGTGAAGACTTTGAAGAAAGTAAAACGGAGATTGGAAGAATCCCTTTCTACGGACAGTCATCAAAGACATATTCTGAATTTAGTGATGGTATTCTTGTGAGAGATCTATGATTTTTTTAGTATGGCTTTATCATGGATCATATGAGAATGAACCCTTTGGATGTTTTAAACTTCATATCACTTTTGCAAACTTCTATTGTCACTGTTGATTTGATAAATATCTTCTCATTGAGCCAATATAATACCTCCACATTTGAACTCAAGCTTAATTTCCACCTGCTTTTCAGTATTTCAACTTTCAAACTTTCAACAGTTTTTACATTATATAAGATGATACTTGTCGTGTCTTATGATTAGCACTGTTTTTGGTGATTCAGTTTAGGTTCTAGATACATGTTTCAGATTATACTTCATTTGAACTCTCTAAAAGTCCATGCTGTGAGCTTTGACATCTTGATTTTACTGGTCACAGATTGTGGTATCTCTTCGAGCCACAGGCTGGAACATATCGATAAGAATGCAGAAGATAAGTCTTGTGTATTGTCTTCAACTGATATGTCAAGGGATATTGGCTCTGTTAGTGGGACTTTCCTGCACACAAATTGGCAGGTACAAGGTTACCTATCAGAGCAAGCCAATGTTATTGAAAAGTaagtgttttttattttattttattctcttttatATAGTTTAGATGTATCAAGATACTGCAGAATATTTGGAGCTAGTGAAGCTGGATAAACTATATATCCATTTCTAATTCCATTCTGCCTTCTTTTTTGATTTTATTACCGAACTAATGATTTCAACCGTCAGATATGGAAGCTCCTTTCCTCTTGATGCTTTTGAGTCCATACTGAAAAAGCTTCAGCTGTTGGCGCCTGAATTACATCGAGTGAGTTTCTTATTTGGAACTTTTTGAGTCATAATTTTATCCTGTGGTGCTTAATGCTTATTTGAATGGGAGATCACTTCAACTGTACACTCACAATAGTCCTGTCGATTTTCCAATTTAGGTTCACTACTTGCGATATTTAAATAACCTTCATCATGATGACTATCCGGGGGCACTGGAAAACCTCCACCGTTATTTTGATTATAGGTATGAATTAATGCATGTTCATCCTCttgaattttcttttgtttgacTTTGTGTATCTGTTCTGCTTCTGATCTTTCATTTCTCTAATGCCTCTTTGTGCGGCAAATGAGGTGAATAAGTTGAGGGGCATATTATACTTATTTCCTTTTGCTATTTGGCCTCCTTCCCAAACACAGCAAGTGCTCATAGCCaacatttagttattttattatgattatatCAATATATCTcaatcttaattaattagtcaacATTATATTAGCTAGTGTACAAGAAAATAATCACTTTTTGATGTGTGTGAAATCAGAAATTATTTGCTTGATGAGTAATTGATAATGGTTAACACCACCCTAGATATGGTAGAAACCTCCCCTGTCACGTGGTTCACTGCAATATATCATATTCTGTTattgaaataatcaattttCCCCTAATCACCTTATGTGAAAAATATTCATGATAAAGTGCAGGGACTGAAGGAGTTGAATGTGTTCCTCCCCCATCTGGATGCAGTAGCTTTGGAAGATATGAGATTGCTTTATTATGTTTAGGAATGATGCAATTTCACTTAGGACACCCGAAGGAAGCTTTGGAGGTAAGCATGTGGAATCCAGTCTCATCCACTCTCTTTGTTCATCTTCTGATATTCTCTGTTTGCTGTTATTGTTGTTTTCCTGTCATTTACTTTTTGGGGTTGCGAGCATGTTATGTATCGCTGTTTTGAAGGATCTATTTCTGTGATAGACACTACTTAACTGATACTTCTCTTCATATGTTCAGGTATTAACTGAAGCAGTTCGAGTTTCTCAGCAGgtaaatttattatgtttagctTCATTCAGGTCCCTTAGTTTTATTCTCAATTTTGATTAGTTGGATTTAGCTTGTGCATTTGTCCATGGTGACATGGTCATATTCTTAGGAACTCCCCATCTCCAGCCAACTGACTTTGTAAACTGTCAGACTATTCATTCTGTAACTGAAAATCTCAATGTGTATTGTGGTTGTTTTAGAAGTTTTGTGTTTATTTCTATTAGTTTACCAAAGGCTAAAGTGATGCTAAGATTGTCCTACACTTATGTGACTATATATCTTTTTGTAGTTAATTTTCATTCAGTCATTTCCTATTGTCAGTTACTGTTGTCTGTTTGAGTATTTGGTTCCTCTTGTTGGATTCTCTGATTTTCTGTCAAACATGCAGTACAGTGATGATACATGTCTTGCGTATACACTGGCTGCTATTTCCAACCTCTTGTCTGAAGTAGGAATATCAAAGACATCTGGAATAATTGGATCCTCATATTCACCTGTTGCTGGTATGGGGACATCATTATCTGTCCAACAACAATTATATGTGCTCTTACGGAGATCTTTGAAGAGGGCAGAAAGTCTGAAGTTGAAAAGACTGGTAGCATCTATTCATCTCGAAATTGCCAAGTATGATATAACGGTGAGGATTCTGTAATTTCCTTTTGGCTCCAAAGTACTGGCCTTAAAATCTAAAAAACTTGCGATGTAAGATTGAAAGCCTGTATCAGCACTCCAAAACATGCTTCTCGTGTTCGACAAAGTTTTGGCTGAATTGTTGGCCACAAATTCCTTATTGCACTTTCATGAAAGTGGATATAATTTTGTTATCCTGTAATGATGAAGAAGGAGCTTACCTTCTATACTTTTTCTTCCTTTCACTTACTTTTTCTATACTTTGAATCGCAGCATGTTCAAAGGCCACTGCTTTCATTTGGCCCGAAGGCTTCCATGAAACTTAGAACATACCCTGCCAACATCTACAAGGTTCTTCCTTTCACttactttttctttctttctttctttctttctttctttctttcttcttcttcttcttccctttttcttttttttgttcctGCTGATATTGTTTTGAGATTAGAAATAACACGCTCTCTCTTACTGCTGTCACGAGTAATGCAGGAATTGTGGTTGAGTTCTCGTCTAATAAATGATTTTGGGGATGAAAGTTCTGTAATGACTGCTGATGGCGCTTTCTGTACGAAATGGCTGAAAAGTCTGAAAAAGCCAATAGGCTCGTTAATATTCAGTCAAGAAAATGAAACAAGGAGTAATTCCAGTGCATTCCAATTTTCTGCACAGCCGAGCTCAATTCCTGAATCCGTTCTACAATTATTAGGATCTTCCTATTTAGTCCGTGCTAGTTCATGGGAGATGTATGGCAGGTGATCTATTCAACACCCTTTCATTGTATTGGTTCTTGACGTTGGATGAGATTTCTACTTGTCTTTGACATCCTATAATTTCGTAAATAGATGTGTAGCTATTCTTTTCCACACGACATTGGGAGGACAAACTCTTGTCTTCTCACTCTTGGCAGTTTCCTAAACTGGCGAAAAAGTAATGGTTTCATAATCATGAGTGCTATTATCTTCATTTGTAATCTGATTCTTTTGTATGTGATATATTCATTTTGTCTTTTGTAGTCTTCTCATCATTCTCCATATTTTCTATTCAGTGCTCCTCTAGCTCGACTAAATGCACTGACTTTTGCAACTTGCTTTGCAGACTCTTCAAGGTAATTGCAATCTCTCCTGGGATCTATTACCTGCTGTTGCTTTGTGTTATTTCATCTGCTCTCATTTCTATGCTATTGAACATCATTGCACAATAACTAGGAATTTGGATCTTTTACAGTTTATCTGATGCTGCGTTAGCATACTCCAAGCTTATCCAACATTTGGCTGTCTATAAAGGATACCAAGGTTGTAAAAAATGGATACTATGTACTGAATTGTCTTTCCTACCTCTATGCAAGTGCCTTCTCTTTTACTTACATCCTATTTTTGTACGCAATATCTAGATGCTTTTGCTGCCCTGAGAATAGCAGAGGAGAAGTTTTCATGTATTTCAAAGTCCAGAATCGTGCTATTGAAACTACAGTTGCTGCATGAGTGTGCTTTACATAGGTATACTGTGTTAGTCGTATTTATTATCAAATAAGTATTTACAGGGTAGACACCTCACTGTTTCTTTGGTTTTCAACATCTCCTTTAGAGGACATTTAAAACAAGCTCAGCAATTCTGTGATGAGCTTGGGGTTTTGGCCTCTTCCGTGACTGGTGTGGACATGGAGCTGAAGACAGAAACCAGTCTCCGTCATGCTCGGACATTACTTGCTGCAAACCAGTGTAGCCAGGTTTAGTATTCTTTGCCAAAATTTTATGTTTCCTCATATATTCGTTTACCTGACTGGGCAGGAGGTTGATGATGAGCTATGCTTCATCAAATAAACAAGAAATCACAAATATGATGAATATTTATTTTGGTTTCAGGATGGTATTCTTATGTTTTTGATTGCATTATCTCTACCTGTAAATaataattctctattctctttttataattttaagcCTCATCAGTGAGCATTGTGCTTATCCAACTGAAGCTGTTAAATTTTGCACTAGAGTTTGTATTTGATCAATTAGATGCTTCAGGAATTAGTTCTAATTGCTGAAGGTCTATATTGTGAATATGTTTTTGAATTGGGAGGGGGATATGCTCCTAGCATGACCATATATGAAAATACCATTCCAGAAAACAAAGTGGAACATATTTTATTAGTGTTTGCATTCTCCTTTTTTCTCATGAAATGGCCTTCAATTTACGTTTAATGCCCCATTTGTTGGTTAATCTAGCCAACCTTTTTTCTAGAACTTGCTACATTCAATTGTAGCTGATGGGAGTTGTTCTTGCAGGCAGCAGCTGTTGCACACACTCTATTCTGCACATGTTATAAGTTTAACATGCAAGTGAAAAATGCTACTGTTCTTCTGTTGCTTGCTGAGATTCACAAGGTACTAAGAGTTGGACCATACGGGAATCTGTTATCTACTTGCATCATTCGATACTGGAACAAAATAGTGAATTCTGGTGATATATGATTTTTaatgattatgatgattttGTATGATAATAAATTGAGTGTTTCATCTTTAAGTACAGGGTTGTTTATACGGTACTATCTCAATCGACAAGGTTGCATTCATTTGGTCTTTTACTGCATAAACAGCAGTTGGTTTGTCAAGTTCTCATGCCATTTTTCTTTGCTGAAATCCGTTTTTTATACTTTGCCCGTTTCAGAGGTCAGGCAATGCCGTTTTAGGTATTCCATATGCTTTGGCTAGCCTTTCCTATTGCCAATCTTTTAATCTGGATCTGCTAAAAGCCTCTGCAACACTAGTACTGGCTGAGTTATGGCTTTCTCTTGGACCAAATCATGCGAAAAAGGCATTGTCCCTCTTACATAGCTGTTTCCCTATGCTTCTTGGACATGGTGGTTTGGAGCTACGTTCTCGGGCACTTATTGTGGAAGCAAAATGCTATTTGGCTGACCCAGACTTTTCAGGTATTTTACTGCTATATCCTTCCTTTATTCTCTTCCATCTTCAAGTGAGTCGGGGTTTGTTGTACCTCGAGGATGGAGGAAATTGTTTGAGAactttttatttgtttcaataGTTTCAGACAATCCAGAGATGGTGCTAGAACCTTTAACACAAGCTTCGGAAGAACTTCAACTATTGGAGGTTAGTTAATCTCCTGAATTGTTCCGTGTATTTTGTCCATATACGCCCGTTGAAGATGTCTAGTGCTTCTTTATTTCCCATACAACTTTTAATCACGAGATCGTGTGGGAATGGTTCTGTTTTCTCACTGCAAAACTATGACAACATGTCCATGCTTCAAGCATCTGAGCTGAAGAAGATGATATTGAAATCCCAACATTTTCGACTACTAATATAATATTTGCTTCTTCACAGTATCATGAATTAGCATCAGAAGCTTTCTACTTGATGGCCATTGTATACGACAAGCTCGGGCGGTTTGATGACAGGGAAGAAGCCGCGTCTTCGTTTAGGAAGCACATTACTGCATTTGAGAATCCAGAAGAAATGGACGATTCTCTCTTCAGTAAGTTTTAATCAGATTGCTGATGTGCgtatatattgatatatatatatatatgtataaatgaaataaacctTTGCTGCATATTAACTATTCCTGTTGTGTGTATCATTGGACAATGTCATATTTAGTTCTGTATTTCTATGACTCTGTTTTTAGTGTACAGTGTGCATCTTAAGCACATCGTTTCTCGAAAATTgtagtcttttttcttttttgaaaactTTCCCTTATATTTTAAACTTAATTCACATTTAATACATCAATTTTGATGAGTCTTTAaactaaaaagaccattttactttattttattttggattttcgttggcacttgggggtgggtggggtgggtggggtcgggggtctggggggtagacagggcagggggagtaaaaaaaaaatttcgttggcacttatggcactattagtgccataaaataaaataataaagtaaaattttttggcttgggggtgggtggggtcgggggtctggggggtagacagggcacttatagtgccataagtgcctaacccgacccgcgtgcctgatcctacccggcacgcgacccgcgctcctgaccctacccagtccgcccaattaagggcaaaaacgtcccaaagctataaaaatggccaaaatttgtgttttttcaatgtggccataaattgtgttttatgcttcattttggctacttcaaaattttactctatatatatatatagtaataattttctattaatttttatatttatcttttaattaagaaaagaCGTCTTCAATCACAAAGATGCACTTGTAGGTTCCGTGCGGGACACTAATAAATTTTGTACAATATGTGGACTAGAGTTACTTATTTAGGGATGATTTTATCTAGTCGTTTTGCGTTTTCGACTTTCTATTGATCTTGACTCGTTAGATTGTCTGAGCTCGACTAGAGATATATATCTTGTCCCTTCAATATGTCAATTTGAACATCAATTCTAGACTGTTCTACCTCTCATATTTAACTATGTAAGTTAGATTTAAAGAAGGCCACAAAAAAGTTGGCCTTTTTCAAAATGATGCAGGGTACAAAATTGGTTTTATTGCAAGTACATGGTccaaaatgtattttttttaataaattaacaatattaaataaaaaggcCACGCCACAGGGACTTAAACTTAAGACCTTTATTTTTAACACGTGGTGGGGTGGGGGTAAatcattttgtttttctttttcggaATTCAAATATGGGAAATAAGCTCATGATTAGcttattttaaccatttaaaaataaaaaataaaatcatatatttattCTGAATTTAATATCTCGTAAACTATTAtggaaataattaattttacatattgtataattttttttattaagattTTGTTTGTGGACTGGAACTCGTTCCGTGTTTGGTTTGGGCTCATCAATTTAAAGGATTTTGGATTACATCAATTTGTCACCCAACTTATCTTTCCACGTCTTCACATCCaactcacttttttttttttacctttttaatattaatcttttTTCTTCTCGAAATAATTTCTCATTTCGAATTTTTATGGACAATTAGTACGCCATTCGTGCGATTCACAAAGGTAATTGACTAGAAGTCATGTTATAGTTAGTAAATTtgtcatttattttttgaattaaaacTCACGCTATTTATTGTAGTAAATATGTCTCAAATTTGCCATTTTTATAGCAAGCTAGATTTTCTGCTTAAGATATATCGACTTTGAATAGGTTTTCTGTTTCCACATAATCCTATAACCACGAGTAAATAATCTATAAATAACTATTTTGCTATATGAGTAGTGGCAAAACGGGAAATTCCATTGCTGTAAATAAACAGAAAGAAACGAACACGTATATAAACCCATTAACAGAAAAATATTTGTGGCGATCAGCTGCATACATATGACAAGTatacatctctctctctcctcatttctctctctaaacGCGCCAcctcgccgccgccaccaccaccagcgCAGACTCACTCTCACTCTAAAACTCGAAGCGTCTAGCTCCTCCACCCAAACAATGGGCCAAGAAtctgccgccaccaccgccgtgGAGCCCGCTGTGGTGCACCGCGGATTCAAGCCGGCGGCGCGCAAGAATTTGGTCGTCCGGACCAACCCCAAGTCCGACCACTTCCCCGTCCACCGTTTCCACCACGTGGAGTTCTGGTGCGGCGACGCCACCAACGCCGCCCGCCGCTTCTCGTGGGGCCTCGGCATGCCCCTCGCCGCGAAATCCGACCTCTCCACCGGCAACTCCGCCCACGCCTCCTACCTCCTCCGCTCCGGTGAGCTCTCCTTCCTCTTCACCGCCCCTTACTCCCCCTCCATCGCCGACCCCTCCTCCGCCTCCATCCCCACCTTCTCCCCCTCCGCCCACCTCGCCTTCACCTCCTCCCACGGCCTCGCCGTCCGCGCCGTCGCAATTCAGGTCGACTCTGCCTCCTCTGCCTACGCCGCCTCCGTTGCCCGTGGCGCCATTCCCGTGTCCCCGCCGGCCCTCCTCTCCGACGGCAAGACTGCCATCGCCGAGGTGCACTTGTACGGCGACTCCGTTCTCCGCTACATCAGCACCGCCGGCGGCGCCAACGAGTGGCTCCTCCCCGGCTTCGAACCGGTGTTAAACGACCAAGAACTGGATTATGGGATTAGAAGACTCGATCATGCCGTCGGCAATGTGCCGAAGCTCGAACCGGCCGCCGAATACTTAAAGAAATTCACCGGTTTCCACGAGTTCGCCGAGTTCACGGCTGCCGATGTCGGGACGGCCGAGAGCGGGCTGAATTCGGTGGTGCTGGCGAACAACAATGAAAACGTGCTTTTCCCTTTGAATGAGCCGGTTTTTGGGATGAAGAGGAAGAGCCAAATCCAGACTTATTTGGAGCACAATGAGGGGGCTGGGGTGCAGCATTTGGCGTTGGTGAGTGAGGACATTTTCAAGACTTTGAGGGAGATGAGGAAGAGGAGCTCCGTGGGCGGGTTCGACTTCATGCCGTTGCCACCGCCTACTTACTACCGGAATCTCAAGAGCAGGGCGGGGGATGTGCTCAGTGATGAGCAGATTGAGGAGTGTGAGAGGCTGGGGATCTTGGTGGATAGGGATGATCAAGGGACTTTGCTGCAGATTTTCACCAAGCCAGTTGGTGATAGGTAATCAATCACCTTGATCATTGCAGTTGTTGTGCTTTTGGTTTGAGCTTTGATTTGGTAGTTGCAGTTTTGATCTGTTTTTGAGTTGGGATTTCAAATTTAGTTGCTGTTCTTGATCACTAGTAGTTTAGAATGTGATCATCAGATACTGATTGAGCTGAATTCTGAAGTTTGATTGTTAGTTTAGGAGACGTCGTTTTATTTAGGGGTAATTGCACCATTTTTTAACTCATATGATGCGACTCTTAAATCTTGACACCAAAAACATGACCTTTTACaatttgtgttgtttacaacATGATTGCAGTTGTTGTGGTTTTGGTTTGAGCTTTGGTTTGGGAGGATATAGATTTGGTAGTTGCAGTTTTGATCTGTTTTTGAGTTGGTATTTGTATTTCAAAGTTAGTTCTTGATCACTAGTAGTTTAGAATTGATTGTGAGATACTGATTGAGCTTAATTCTGGAGTTGTTAGTTTAGGAGATGTAGTTTTATTTAGGGGTAATTGCACCATTTTTTAACCCATATATGATGCGACTTTTAAATCTTGACCCCAAAAACATGACCTTTACAATTTGTGTTGTTTGCAACATCGATCGAAATTTGACACACTTGTGGTTttggtctgtctcacagagttAGGGATTCAAGTTTTAGTTGCTTTTGCATTCTGCTGTTCTTGATCAGTAGTAGTTTAGAATGTGATCATGGGATATTAATTGAGCTGAATTCTGGAGTTTGATTGTTAAGTTAGGAGATATAGTTTTATTTAGAGGtaattgcatataataacaCTGCTTTAACTCATTCGGTGGTGTACGACACGACTATTAAATAGACCGTGTTGTAAACCACACAACTTGTCAAGGTTgtgttttaagaaatgttaagTGAATGTGTCCGAGTGAAAAGGGGTCCCACTTTGTTGTGAGTTAAGTgatgtccaaaaatggaaagtgaATATATTTGGGAGACGTCCCAAAACAACAAATTGCGCATGTTTTTcggagacgaagggagtagtaaaTTTTGAGACTAGGAAATACAAGGATAACTTGATTTTTAGATCATTCCCTATTTCTATACTAAAAGTTTGTTGACGCGTGCTATTTTTTCTCCTCTATGATTAATATGTCGTTTTACTTGCGATCGCTTTTCTCGTCTCCTCCACCCACTACGAACTACATATGATGAGATTAGTTCTTCATCTGAGTTTCCTGTTTACATTATCCAAATCTGAGCTTTTTCTGCAAATTACCTAGTTAGTTCACATAATGGATTCATACCATATTAGTGCTTCCAAATTCTTTAAATCGTAGCACGTTCTGATCATATATCTTGTTTTGTAACTAACTGCAGTGTCTCGTTTTTGCAGGCCGACCATCTTCATAGAGATAATTCAGAGAATAGGGTGCATGATGAAAGACGAAGAAGGGAAGATCTACCAAAAGAGCGCATGTGGAGGATTCGGGAAGGGGAACTTCTCGGAGCTCTTCAGGTCCATCGAAGAATATGAGAAAATGCTCGAAGCAAAAATGGGCACGAGAGCAGCAGCGTCGTGACTGCCCCAACGGCTACAATAGCAGGTAGATACGAACACTCTTGATATGTACAAATGAATTTAGCAGTGAGCTGACTGTGGGTTTATCATGACTTTCCATACTCAGCTATCAACTCTTTGATATGTACAAAAATGATTTGTTCATGTTATATA harbors:
- the LOC131009511 gene encoding anaphase-promoting complex subunit 5-like isoform X2, yielding MMTIRGHWKTSTVILIIGTEGVECVPPPSGCSSFGRYEIALLCLGMMQFHLGHPKEALEVLTEAVRVSQQYSDDTCLAYTLAAISNLLSEVGISKTSGIIGSSYSPVAGMGTSLSVQQQLYVLLRRSLKRAESLKLKRLVASIHLEIAKYDITHVQRPLLSFGPKASMKLRTYPANIYKELWLSSRLINDFGDESSVMTADGAFCTKWLKSLKKPIGSLIFSQENETRSNSSAFQFSAQPSSIPESVLQLLGSSYLVRASSWEMYGSAPLARLNALTFATCFADSSSLSDAALAYSKLIQHLAVYKGYQDAFAALRIAEEKFSCISKSRIVLLKLQLLHECALHRGHLKQAQQFCDELGVLASSVTGVDMELKTETSLRHARTLLAANQCSQAAAVAHTLFCTCYKFNMQVKNATVLLLLAEIHKRSGNAVLGIPYALASLSYCQSFNLDLLKASATLVLAELWLSLGPNHAKKALSLLHSCFPMLLGHGGLELRSRALIVEAKCYLADPDFSVSDNPEMVLEPLTQASEELQLLEYHELASEAFYLMAIVYDKLGRFDDREEAASSFRKHITAFENPEEMDDSLFSRPSS
- the LOC131009511 gene encoding anaphase-promoting complex subunit 5-like isoform X4, whose amino-acid sequence is MAAVSKPPASFAVTPHKLSICILVQVYAPPSQISIPFPFSSVSQHNRLGIFLISLTKDCGGIFEPTLDELIAQLKEIGGLLNHWLSDHLMRRLSSLASPDDLFNLFADLRGIIGGSDSNVMDDDQIMLDPNSIIGMFIRRCLLTFNQMSFEGICHLLTSIGSYCKESFSGYPPPYESSHMDESTSYPNAPSEYENMDMENFYEKSGEDFEESKTEIGRIPFYGQSSKTYSEFSDDCGISSSHRLEHIDKNAEDKSCVLSSTDMSRDIGSVSGTFLHTNWQVQGYLSEQANVIEKYGSSFPLDAFESILKKLQLLAPELHRVHYLRYLNNLHHDDYPGALENLHRYFDYSAGTEGVECVPPPSGCSSFGRYEIALLCLGMMQFHLGHPKEALEVLTEAVRVSQQ
- the LOC131009511 gene encoding 4-hydroxyphenylpyruvate dioxygenase-like isoform X3, with the translated sequence MTSIHLSLSSFLSLNAPPRRRHHHQRRLTLTLKLEASSSSTQTMGQESAATTAVEPAVVHRGFKPAARKNLVVRTNPKSDHFPVHRFHHVEFWCGDATNAARRFSWGLGMPLAAKSDLSTGNSAHASYLLRSGELSFLFTAPYSPSIADPSSASIPTFSPSAHLAFTSSHGLAVRAVAIQVDSASSAYAASVARGAIPVSPPALLSDGKTAIAEVHLYGDSVLRYISTAGGANEWLLPGFEPVLNDQELDYGIRRLDHAVGNVPKLEPAAEYLKKFTGFHEFAEFTAADVGTAESGLNSVVLANNNENVLFPLNEPVFGMKRKSQIQTYLEHNEGAGVQHLALVSEDIFKTLREMRKRSSVGGFDFMPLPPPTYYRNLKSRAGDVLSDEQIEECERLGILVDRDDQGTLLQIFTKPVGDRPTIFIEIIQRIGCMMKDEEGKIYQKSACGGFGKGNFSELFRSIEEYEKMLEAKMGTRAAAS
- the LOC131009511 gene encoding anaphase-promoting complex subunit 5-like isoform X1, yielding MAAVSKPPASFAVTPHKLSICILVQVYAPPSQISIPFPFSSVSQHNRLGIFLISLTKDCGGIFEPTLDELIAQLKEIGGLLNHWLSDHLMRRLSSLASPDDLFNLFADLRGIIGGSDSNVMDDDQIMLDPNSIIGMFIRRCLLTFNQMSFEGICHLLTSIGSYCKESFSGYPPPYESSHMDESTSYPNAPSEYENMDMENFYEKSGEDFEESKTEIGRIPFYGQSSKTYSEFSDDCGISSSHRLEHIDKNAEDKSCVLSSTDMSRDIGSVSGTFLHTNWQVQGYLSEQANVIEKYGSSFPLDAFESILKKLQLLAPELHRVHYLRYLNNLHHDDYPGALENLHRYFDYSAGTEGVECVPPPSGCSSFGRYEIALLCLGMMQFHLGHPKEALEVLTEAVRVSQQYSDDTCLAYTLAAISNLLSEVGISKTSGIIGSSYSPVAGMGTSLSVQQQLYVLLRRSLKRAESLKLKRLVASIHLEIAKYDITHVQRPLLSFGPKASMKLRTYPANIYKELWLSSRLINDFGDESSVMTADGAFCTKWLKSLKKPIGSLIFSQENETRSNSSAFQFSAQPSSIPESVLQLLGSSYLVRASSWEMYGSAPLARLNALTFATCFADSSSLSDAALAYSKLIQHLAVYKGYQDAFAALRIAEEKFSCISKSRIVLLKLQLLHECALHRGHLKQAQQFCDELGVLASSVTGVDMELKTETSLRHARTLLAANQCSQAAAVAHTLFCTCYKFNMQVKNATVLLLLAEIHKRSGNAVLGIPYALASLSYCQSFNLDLLKASATLVLAELWLSLGPNHAKKALSLLHSCFPMLLGHGGLELRSRALIVEAKCYLADPDFSVSDNPEMVLEPLTQASEELQLLEYHELASEAFYLMAIVYDKLGRFDDREEAASSFRKHITAFENPEEMDDSLFSRPSS